One part of the Ursus arctos isolate Adak ecotype North America unplaced genomic scaffold, UrsArc2.0 scaffold_14, whole genome shotgun sequence genome encodes these proteins:
- the LOC113256591 gene encoding olfactory receptor 10H3-like: MVSEFILVGFSTFPPHLLPAFFLLFLLMYLFTLLGNLIIMATVWSEHSLHTPMYLFLCALSISEILFTVTLTPRMLVDMLSNHHTITFVACASQMFFSFTFGFTHSFLLMIMGYDRYVAICHPLHYSVLMSTRTCARLVSWTWAGGSVMGMMVTLIVFHLTFCESNVIYHFACHVLSLLKLSCGMGTSSVTLGVVLVCVTALMGCLFLIILSYVFIVAAILRIPSAEGRHKTFSTCVSHLTVVIVHYGFASTIYLKPKGPHSTDSNTLMATTYIVFTPFLSPIIFSLRNKELKNAIKKSFQRKFSPLNS; encoded by the coding sequence ATGGTGTCTGAATTCATCCTCGTGGGCTTCTCCACCTTCCCGCCACAtctcctgcctgccttcttcctgctgTTCCTGCTCATGTACCTGTTCACGCTGCTGGGGAACCTGATCATCATGGCCACTGTCTGGAGTGAGCACAGCCTACACACACCCATGTACCTCTTCCTGTGTGCCTTGTCCATCTCCGAAATTCTGTTCACTGTTACCCTCACCCCTCGCATGCTGGTTGACATGCTCTCAAACCACCACACGATCACCTTTGTGGCCTGTGCCAGCCAGATGTTCTTCTCCTTCACATTCGGCTTCACCCACTCCTTCCTGCTCATGATCATGGGCTAcgatcgctatgtggccatctgccacCCCCTTCACTACAGTGTACTCATGAGCACCCGCACCTGTGCCCGTCTGGTGTCCTggacctgggctggtggctcagtcatgggGATGATGGTGACCCTGATAGTTTTTCACCTCACCTTCTGTGAGTCTAACGTGATATACCACTTTGCCTGCCATGTACTTTCCCTCCTAAAGTTGTCCTGTGGGATGGGGACATCTTCTGTCACCTTGGGTGTGGTCCTGGTGTGTGTCACAGCTCTGATGGGATGTTTATTCCTCATCATCCTCTCCTATGTCTTCATCGTGGCTGCCATATTGAGGATCCCCTCAGCTGAGGGCAGACACAAGACCTTCTCCACATGTGTGTCCCACCTCACTGTGGTCATTGTACACTATGGTTTTGCCTCTACTATCTACCTCAAGCCTAAGGGCCCCCATTCTACGGACAGTAACACTCTGATGGCCACCACCTATATAGTCTTCACTCCCTTTCTCAGCCCGATCATTTTCAGCCTCAGGAATAAGGAGCTCAAGAATGCCATAAAGAAAAGCTTCCAGAGAAAATTCAGTCCCCTAAACTCCTGA
- the LOC113256594 gene encoding olfactory receptor 10H3-like, which yields MVSEFILVGFSTFPQHLLPAFFLLYLLMYLFTLLGNLIIMATVWSERGLHTPMYLFLCALSTSEILFTVAVTPRMLVDMLSSHRTITFVACASQMFFSFTFGFTHSFLLMIMGYDRYVAICHPLRYNVLMSTRTCARLVSWTWAGGSVMGMMVTLIVFHLTFCGSNVIHHFLCHVFSLLKLACGNENSSVTLGVILVCVTALMGCLFLIVLSYVFIVAAILRIPSAEGRHKTFSTCVSHLTVVIVHYSFASIIYLKPKGPHSMDSNTLMATTYTVFTPFLSPIIFSLRNKELKNGIKKSFQRKFSPLSS from the coding sequence ATGGTGTCTGAATTCATCCTTGTGGGCTTCTCCACCTTCCCACAGCAtctcctgcctgccttcttcctgctgTACCTGCTGATGTACCTGTTCACCCTGCTGGGAAACCTGATCATCATGGCCACTGTGTGGAGTGAGCGTGGCCTGCACACACCCATGTACCTCTTCCTGTGCGCCCTGTCCACCTCCGAGATTCTGTTCACTGTTGCCGTCACCCCTCGCATGCTGGTTGACATGCTCTCCAGCCACCGCACCATCACCTTTGTGGCCTGTGCCAGCCAGATGTTCTTCTCCTTCACATTCGGCTTCACCCACTCCTTCCTGCTCATGATCATGGGctatgaccgctacgtggccatctgcCACCCCCTGCGCTACAACGTGCTCATGAGCACCCGCACCTGTGCCCGTCTGGTGTCCTggacctgggctggtggctcagtcatgggGATGATGGTGACCCTGATAGTTTTTCACCTCACCTTCTGTGGGTCTAACGTGATACATCATTTTCTCTGCCATGTGTTTTCCCTCCTAAAGCTGGCCTGTGGGAATGAGAATTCCTCTGTCACCttgggtgtgatcctggtgtgtGTCACAGCTCTGATGGGATGTTTATTCCTCATCGTCCTCTCCTATGTCTTCATTGTGGCTGCCATATTGAGGATCCCCTCTGCTGAGGGCAGACACAAGACCTTCTCTACATGTGTGTCCCACCTCACTGTGGTCATTGTGCACTACAGTTTTGCCTCCATTATCTACCTCAAGCCCAAGGGCCCCCATTCTATGGACAGTAACACTCTGATGGCCACCACCTATACAGTCTTCACTCCCTTTCTCAGCCCGATCATTTTCAGCCTCAGGAATAAGGAGCTCAAGAATGGTATAAAGAAAAGCTTCCAGAGAAAATTCAGTCCCCTAAGCTCCTGA